In Pseudobacter ginsenosidimutans, the following are encoded in one genomic region:
- the lysS gene encoding lysine--tRNA ligase: MHLSEQEIIRREKLAKLQEMGIDPYPAPLFPVNNTAANILANFKEGENNADFKEVVLAGRIMGVRDMGKANFAKLQDSTGIIQLYIKRDEIAPGEDKSLYDKVWKHLTDIGDIIGVKGYVFTTKTGETSLHVHELTVLTKSLKPLPVVKTTADGDTFDAVTDPEFRYRQRYADLIVNPQVKDTFLKRTKLINTIRDFLNERGAIEVDTPVLQAIPGGAAARPFVTHHNALDVPFYLRIANELYLKRLIVGGFDWVYEFSRNFRNEGMDRTHNPEFTVLEWYTAYKDYFWLMEITEQMLETIAMNLHGTTKLMVGDKEIDFKAPFKRITLYDAIKEHTGIDVNNMDEEQLREACKQLGLYPDPAFGKGKLIDEIFSEKCEGHFVQPTFITDYPVEMSPLTKKHRSKPGLVERFELMVNGKEIANAYSELNDPIDQRERFEEQVKLMERGDDEAMYIDHDFLRALEYGMPPTGGIGIGIDRLTMLMTNNTSIQDVLLFPQMRPEKPEGQEQEEEKAAENK, from the coding sequence ATGCATTTATCAGAACAAGAGATTATCCGGAGAGAGAAACTGGCGAAACTCCAGGAAATGGGCATCGATCCCTATCCCGCACCCTTATTCCCGGTGAACAACACCGCTGCCAATATCCTGGCAAATTTTAAGGAGGGAGAGAACAATGCTGATTTCAAAGAAGTGGTGCTGGCAGGCCGAATCATGGGCGTCCGTGATATGGGGAAAGCCAACTTCGCCAAATTGCAGGATTCTACAGGTATCATCCAGCTCTATATCAAACGGGATGAGATCGCTCCGGGTGAAGACAAATCCCTCTATGATAAAGTATGGAAACACCTCACTGATATCGGTGATATCATCGGTGTGAAAGGTTATGTGTTCACTACCAAAACAGGTGAAACTTCCCTGCACGTTCATGAGCTCACTGTGCTTACCAAATCATTGAAGCCACTGCCCGTTGTGAAAACAACAGCAGACGGAGATACTTTCGATGCCGTTACCGATCCGGAGTTCCGTTACCGTCAGCGGTATGCAGACCTGATCGTGAACCCACAGGTGAAAGATACTTTTCTGAAACGCACCAAACTCATCAATACCATCCGCGACTTTCTCAATGAGCGCGGCGCCATTGAAGTGGACACTCCTGTTCTCCAGGCTATTCCCGGAGGCGCAGCAGCACGTCCCTTCGTTACACATCACAATGCACTGGACGTTCCTTTCTACCTGCGCATTGCGAATGAGCTTTACCTGAAGCGCCTCATCGTAGGCGGATTCGATTGGGTGTATGAGTTCAGCCGCAACTTCCGCAATGAAGGCATGGACCGCACGCATAATCCCGAGTTCACCGTTCTCGAATGGTACACTGCCTACAAGGATTATTTCTGGCTGATGGAGATCACCGAGCAGATGCTGGAGACCATTGCAATGAACCTGCATGGCACTACCAAATTAATGGTGGGTGATAAAGAGATCGATTTCAAAGCGCCTTTCAAACGCATCACCCTGTACGATGCCATTAAAGAACATACCGGCATCGACGTAAACAATATGGACGAAGAGCAGCTTCGCGAAGCCTGCAAACAACTCGGTCTCTATCCCGATCCTGCATTCGGTAAAGGCAAACTGATCGATGAGATCTTCAGTGAAAAATGTGAAGGACATTTCGTTCAACCTACATTCATCACAGACTATCCCGTTGAGATGAGCCCACTCACCAAGAAGCACCGCAGCAAACCCGGTCTGGTAGAGCGTTTTGAGCTGATGGTGAACGGTAAGGAAATTGCCAATGCCTACAGCGAGCTGAATGATCCCATCGATCAGCGCGAACGTTTCGAAGAGCAGGTGAAGCTGATGGAACGCGGCGATGATGAAGCTATGTACATCGATCACGACTTCCTCCGCGCACTCGAATATGGTATGCCGCCTACCGGAGGTATCGGCATCGGTATCGACCGCCTCACCATGCTGATGACCAATAACACCAGCATCCAGGATGTACTCCTCTTCCCGC